Proteins encoded within one genomic window of Tigriopus californicus strain San Diego chromosome 12, Tcal_SD_v2.1, whole genome shotgun sequence:
- the LOC131891574 gene encoding uncharacterized protein LOC131891574 yields the protein MREHFSMFLTVVLWTTASFGCHFFAKEFLTGGHNLQYSGSFIITILQLTCMYSICELKPSTTGSTNIYGKRIVVLITHAIGTLSTNFSLWFVDASDAMSIKVMEPITTCLLQKVFFKTPLSRMHVFTLPVICIGVLIFLEDTQSISSLSLGLIWGISSNVSYGLRNIYMKELKSQNVVLSIRSLQDAGLIVYWILSIVGLIVTCQTVQVFQLICYAVMSSLFHLSYTHLSITGILSFVSVITHAVFNVTKRILVVLFFVLVGDVVKTTFNWLGLILAAAGMTLHFSGQSGGVGKSNQKAMSSEQCHTLPSIILGLLLVGFQITALWDPNPMSPSVKPVISTITKYQNHTNTNLSLLEQHHLIRDRVVNEIKLVHIEYYTKLLQGFPKVAIIELADYENKGDPAITVGEMMLMKRIHGTEVIYYNLHQQSLNALQHAKDIIGQYNVSDVLIMFQGGGGMFAYPSGDIIRRVYFNAFPNHTMAIFPQSIWAWYPNDTLAFYKKMYNTRKNLHIGIRDPTSLARARELLPLANLAEVPDMAFHIGPISRTRPPVYDILYHKRQDKENIASADLPFPPGISFKVADWVNWRSSSTQELDIPVTMFHNGLSFLQRGKVVISNRLHSHILTTLIGIPHVIMECKAGKILPLHYKWTKDIPYIRVANNISEAVKHAIELLEIYGNSLPDTLAFDVPIN from the exons ATGCGCgagcatttttcaatgtttttaaCGGTGGTGTTGTGGACTACAGCATCTTTTGGATGTCATTTCTTTGCAAAGGAATTTTTGACCGGGGGTCATAACTTGCAATATTCAGGCTCTTTCATTATCACCATCTTACAATTGACTTGTATGTACTCCATTTGCGAACTAAAGCCCTCGACGACAGGTTCTACCAACATTTATGGCAAACGGATCGTTGTCTTGATAACTCATGCAATTGGTACACTAAGTACCAATTTCAG TCTCTGGTTTGTTGATGCCTCGGACGCAATGAGCATAAAAGTCATGGAGCCCATTACAACTTGCCTCTTACAAAAAGTATTCTTCAAAACGCCCTTATCCCGAATGCACGTTTTCACCCTGCCCGTGATTTGTATTGGTGTGCTGATATTTCTTGAGGATACACAATCTATTAGTTCCTTGAGCTTAGGTCTCATTTGGGGCATATCTTCCAATGTGTCTTACGGTTTGAGAAATATCTACATGAAAGAGTTGAAGTCCCAAAACGTGGTTTTATCCATTCGAAGCCTCCAAGATGCGGGGTTGATTGTCTATTGGATCCTTTCTATTGTTGGCTTGATTGTTACTTGCCAGACTGTACAAGTTTTTCAACTAATCTGCTATGCAGTTATGAGTTCTTTGTTCCATCTTAGTTATACTCACCTATCAATCACAGGAATATTATCGTTTGTGTCGGTGATCACCCATGCTGTATTCAATGTCACTAAACGGATTTTGGTGGTGCTTTTTTTCGTGCTGGTTGGTGATGTTGTCAAAACAACTTTTAATTGGTTGGGTCTCATTTTGGCTGCTGCGGGTATGACACTTCATTTTAGTGGTCAGTCTGGCGGAGTgggaaaatcaaatcaaaaagcGATGTCGTCCG aacAGTGCCATACGCTTCCATCGATAATTTTGGGGTTGCTTCTAGTTGGCTTCCAAATTACAGCTCTTTGGGATCCTAATCCGATGAGCCCTAGCGTCAAGCCTGTTATCTCAACAATTACAAAGTACCAAAATCATACTAACACCAATCTAAGCCTTTTGGAGCAACATCACTTAATCAGGGACAGAGTGGTCAATGAAATCAAACTCGTCCATATTGAATACTACACCAAACTTTTGCAAGGATTTCCCAAAGTAGCTATCATTGAACTGGCTGATTACGAAAACAAAGGTGATCCGGCCATCACAGTGGGCGAAATGATGCTAATGAAACGTATTCATGGTACAGAAGTCATTTATTACAATCTGCATCAGCAATCCCTAAACGCACTTCAGCATGCCAAAGACATAATCGGTCAATATAACGTTTCCGATGTGTTGATTATGTTCCAAGGAGGTGGCGGAATGTTTGCTTACCCATCAGGAGACATAATACGTAGAGTCTATTTCAACGCTTTTCCCAACCATACCATGGCTATATTTCCGCAAAGCATTTGGGCGTGGTATCCCAATGACACTTTGGcgttttacaaaaaaatgtacaataCCCGCAAAAATCTTCACATTGGCATTCGTGATCCCACTTCCTTGGCGAGGGCACGAGAGCTTCTCCCACTGGCTAATCTTGCAGAAGTGCCAGACATGGCTTTTCATATTGGACCCATTTCGAGAACGCGGCCACCAGTCTATGATATCTTGTACCACAAAAGACAAGACAAGGAAAATATTGCTTCAGCGGATTTACCATTTCCACCTGGGATCTCATTTAAAGTTGCAGATTGGGTTAATTGGAGATCTTCGTCCACGCAAGAGCTGGACATTCCAGTTACAATGTTCCATAACGGCTTATCCTTTCTTCAAAGGGGGAAAGTGGTGATTTCAAATCGACTCCACAGTCATATCTTGACCACTTTGATAGGTATTCCACACGTTATTATGGAATGTAAAGCTGGGAAAATTTTGCCTCTCCACTACAAATGGACCAAAGATATCCCATACATTAGGGTGGCCAATAATATTTCCGAAGCTGTAAAGCATGCTATAGAATTGTTGGAAATTTACGGTAATTCTTTGCCAGACACTTTGGCATTTGACGTACCCATTAACTAA
- the LOC131892094 gene encoding uncharacterized protein LOC131892094, with product MMAPCRLSFILLAIFIGVVLAVNNEPNHLEDEWDFIDMGPDYEEKTIKLETLEQYNNLDEDMYRSMMLENSWDRTDYEALTPEERAANLKESAKVIKAQNEAFRSNHSSFFCKPTALSILSQEAMAIRMKNQLGPNPEDSVEPFSYFLTNTKQRETLRNQQTPFKDILQRSEERLANLKKKRENPLAQFHTPSRFLTAAKDQGKCGSCAIFATTAAMETGFLLRNRELTTVDLAEQTFLNCPVDVRGMGGCYGSASISSPVEYLINHRGGNVPPEGMDPYKGKENPDQCLSEYYNVNVGAKVTDYKMFFDIGEENLKYLVAAHGAVIVRMTFISEEALQKFQHHGGGVFDTCLHNSESISPNFPSYHAVTIVGYGVNNNVPYWYVKNSWGAKWGEEDGYFKIKRGESCYDIGKFAVVLDVAKMDTSTFSTQRTSTNASNVHSEL from the exons ATGATGGCTCCGTGTCGCCTCTCATTTATCTTGTTGGCCATTTTTATTG GCGTAGTGCTTGCCGTGAACAACGAACCCAACCATTTGGAAGATGAATGGGATTTCATCGATATGGGCCCTGACTATGAGGAAAAAACGATTAAACTTGAAACGCTTGAACAATACAACAATTTAGATGAAGATATGTACAGAAGCATGATGCTCGAGAATAGCTGGGATCGCACTGACTATGAGGCCTTAACTCCAGAAGAAAGAGCGGCCAATTTAAAAGAATCTGCCAAAGTGATCAAAGCCCAGAACGAGGCGTTCAGAAGTAACCACTCATCGTTTTTCTGCAAGCCCACTGCCCTGTCCATTTTGAGCCAAGAAGCCATGGCGATCCGCATGAAGAATCAATTGGGCCCAAACCCCGAAGACTCTGTTGAGCCATTCTCGTATTTTCTAACCAATACCAAGCAAAGAGAAACGTTAAGGAATCAACAAACGCCATTCAAGGATATCCTTCAAAGGTCAGAGGAACGTCTGGcaaacctcaaaaaaaagagggaaaaccCCCTTGCCCAGTTTCACACTCCCAGTCGCTTTTTGACTGCAGCAAAAGACCAAGGCAAATGCGGGTCTTGCGCCATTTTTGCCACAACGGCCGCGATGGAAACTGGGTTCTTGCTGAGGAACAGGGAACTAACCACCGTGGATTTGGCAGAACAAACCTTCTTGAATTGTCCCGTTGACGT CCGTGGAATGGGAGGTTGCTATGGCTCTGCTAGTATAAGTTCACCCGTTGAATATCTGATTAATCACCGAGGAGGCAACGTTCCCCCTGAGGGCATGGATCCAtacaaaggaaaggaaaatccAGACCAATGTCTCTCTGAGTATTACAACGTCAATGTGGGTGCCAAG GTCACTGATTACAAAATGTTCTTCGATATCGGTGAGGAAAATCTGAAATATTTGGTGGCCGCTCACGGTGCAGTTATTGTCAGGATGACGTTTATCAGTGAAGAAGCCTtacaaaaatttcagcatCATGGAGGGGGTGTCTTTGATACTTGTTTACA CAATAGTGAGTCTATCAGTCCAAACTTTCCCAGCTATCATGCTGTGACCATTGTTGGCTATGGTGTCAACAATAATGTGCCTTACTGGTATGTCAAAAACTCTTGGGGAGCGAAATGGGGGGAGGAGGATGGCTACTTCAAGATAAAGCGGGGTGAAAGTTGCTACGACATCGGAAAA tttgcaGTTGTACTAGATGTAGCAAAGATGGATACCAGCACTTTCAGCACCCAAAGAACTTCCACAAATGCCAGTAATGTCCATTCCGAATTATAA